Genomic DNA from uncultured Acetobacterium sp.:
CAAAGGTATACATACCATCTTTGCCTTCGACTGGAGTATAAAATGTAAATGGTAATTCTCCATTAAAAACCGTAGGGATTCCATTGCCTTTCTCAACTTTAGTAAGGGTTGAACTGCTGTCTTTTATGGCTAAATAAACATTTTGCGCATCCACCTTATAATCCACCTGGTAAAAACCTTGTTCAATCAGGTGGGTCTGATCGCCGGCAATGGATTCTTTTTTTCCGTAAACGTAGTAAACCGGTTCGCCAGCTATATTGGTAAAACCAAAAACTCCAAATTGAGTCGTGGTAGTAGCACCGTTCGGATCATCGGGAATCGGATTGGTAACGCTTAAAATAGAGTCAAGATGCAATCCATTGGGAATCGTTGCTGATGTGGGTACAGTCATGAACGTGAGATAGGCTGTTGTGCCATCTTCTTTATCACAACCTGCGAATAGTAAAACAATCAGGGAAATAATTATGATAGTTAAGAATCTTTTTTTTTGCATACTGTCGCTCCTATTTCATATATGAGTATATTTTATAACACTTTTTATACAATAGCAATCACACTTTGGTCACAATTATATCTAAGAATCAAACTTTCCTTGTGATTATGATGCTTTTCGTTTAAAATGATGGAGGTATTTCAATAGTGGATGCTTGGACGTATCTTTTAAACCGGAAGCAGAATTAGAAATGAGGAAGTAGCGTGAATTTGAATAATAAGCCCTTAATCGGGATTTTACCATTATATGACAGTGATAAGCAAAGTATTTGGATGTATCCGGGTTATACCGAAGGAATTGCGAGGGCTGGTGGGATTCCTATCATTTTGTCAATATTGGATCAGGATAAAGATATTGAGGCGATTGCTGACCGCTTGGATGGATTTGTGTTTAGTGGTGGTCAGGATGTTGACCCGCTCCAATATGGGGAGGTCATGCTTGAATGCTGTAATGAAATTTATCCTCCACGGGATGACTTGGAAATTAAATTACTGGAAGCGGTAATGAAGCGAGATAAACCGGTTTTTGGGGTTTGTCGGGGACTTCAATTAATAAACGTTGCTCTTGGAGGAACACTCTATCAGGATATCAATAAACAGATGAAACGGGATCAGAAGATTCAACATTTTCAACAAAATAACTATGAATATCCGGTCCATGAGGTGACTGTTGAGAAAAACTCAAAGTTATCTGAAATTGTCGGTAGTGATAAGATCCGCGTTAATAGTATGCATCATCAGGGTATCAATCATTTGTCTTCTCGATTGATCGCAACCGCTTCCAGTAACGACAGTTTAGTGGAAGCCATCGAAATACCTGAACTCAGCTTTGGCCTGGCAGTTCAATGGCATCCAGAATTTTTATGGCGAGATGATGAAAGAACGTTAAGCATACTTCAGGCATTCGTTGAAGCAGCCCGGAAAAAAATGATTTAAAACGGATGAAAAATAGTAAAACAATTATTTGACAGAGCATTATCATAAAATTTAAGTGATAACTTATGTGATTTTGTGAATGCTTTGTGGAAATAGTTGTTTTTATTTTACCAACAAATAAGGAAGGATTTTATGCTCAATAAAACTGATTACAATTGTAAATGGTCAATGTTTAATGATATAATGGTGAAATTAATACGATATGAAAGAGATTGCCTATGTCGAGAGAAAAAATAGATAAAAAAATGTGGTTGTTGGAGCATTTTCGAGATTTTTGGGAAGAAGCCAGAGAGCACAAAATAAAGGCATTTGTCTATATTTCCTTGAGAATTCTTGTGGTAATTGTTTTAATTGCAGAGGCATTTAATCACAATTACAATAATGTGTTTCTTTGTGTTTTGACACTGGTGTTGTTTATGATTCCGCATTTTCTCAATAAGCGGATGAACATCATTTTGCCTGGAACTTTGGAGGTTATTGTTCTGCTCTTTATTTTCGGTGCGGAAATATTGGGTGAAATCAATGAATACTACCTCATTTTTGATCAATGGGATGATATGCTGCATACCATTAACGGTTTTTTATGTGCCGCCATTGGTTTTTCCATGATTGATATACTTAATCGCAATGAAAAGGTGACCTTTTCGTTATCACCCCTTTTTGTAGCCCTGGTGGCATTCTGTTTTTCCATGACGGTCGGGGTTATCTGGGAGTTTTTTGAATTTGGTATGGATGTGTTTTTTCAAACCGATATGCAGAAGGATGCCATAGTACCGGTGATCAGTTCAGTTATTTTTAACCCTGAAGGAAAAAATGTGGCAGTAGTGATGCCCATTAAGAGCATGGTGGTCAATGGCGTAACCTGGAATTATGGAGGTTACATCGATATTGGTCTGTATGACACCATGAATGATCTTTTTGTAAACTTTATCGGGGCAGTGATCTTTTCAATCCTTGGTTATTTTTACATCAGCAATCGAAGTAACGGGAAATTCGCGCAGCGATTTATGCCACGACGAAAAACCGAAAAGGAAATTTTAGAAGAGCAGGAACATCACATACAACGTGAACATAAACATCATCATGATTTGTGAAAA
This window encodes:
- a CDS encoding gamma-glutamyl-gamma-aminobutyrate hydrolase family protein, yielding MNLNNKPLIGILPLYDSDKQSIWMYPGYTEGIARAGGIPIILSILDQDKDIEAIADRLDGFVFSGGQDVDPLQYGEVMLECCNEIYPPRDDLEIKLLEAVMKRDKPVFGVCRGLQLINVALGGTLYQDINKQMKRDQKIQHFQQNNYEYPVHEVTVEKNSKLSEIVGSDKIRVNSMHHQGINHLSSRLIATASSNDSLVEAIEIPELSFGLAVQWHPEFLWRDDERTLSILQAFVEAARKKMI